One segment of Colias croceus chromosome 15, ilColCroc2.1 DNA contains the following:
- the LOC123698253 gene encoding uncharacterized protein LOC123698253: protein MADDNTIIEGTVKFRDGKKWKSRWCVMRKLSPVADCVHLQVYRDSKARWGGAASKASLSLQQYLGCEAGFTLDKHSHTLALLCADFTAVLAFETRERLIQWQVKVNGHLGEARQYLVVVGAGSAGKLAAGPARLTLHQRRFALTAGVPPKLLGVWEIGHLRRYGVVEGRFCFEGGSHCGKGEGLHVLVSDQAADIVRDFDLASRGQLSPKRRPFLFKKNNGIESPKSQKAFRSDVRLELNTIDRSLPPTDLRLYEDPCIGDETGAISPYWPSAERSNYDDNMGLGDTASVNEMGDGTDNTPWSGNANVMLERCMSCISKLGALSRSSTAALTPGAKHFSPAWTMEEVDEGRSDVVTDEMVRSTDKLPRFVSKTEQVCRCSVERVPDRPPKPTKLDLKLTRKPPMPLPVRSFSHAHLSSIQENSSSKIGPYENYDVPKIPSAEVDGEYYDTPKRLKECLDKDLFKMTKSASAHAIVLKKPCGCLLKFGKKPKQPTVIDTDESFQPSNCPCQKVTAWANNWIKLPYCNKAPENDSPLPNKENVKPSITDRNALYATIDLSRKTRRKSLHQEFATPSNECVKRSFETPEIDEGPLANYENLNFALSLEHYENAKDLLKRAGVTQHELDALSANLNPLVALKTEKDKSMCTKCGHPQEKGENRKSSNDEYLMMEPNSIESNKFDRDKSLPSGYTPMSPIGGFAFHTLKHHPKSAINRLLDEKSASNPTLCVSEESRQTNASIGDRVELRAPHERAEYRKRSSSADSSRFLEDVKEFDGSVGSRGSASSIETLRDIGARETGAACDCATGKHSDAESSEASKTKGAAATAGGNRDSSSSNDSGVSSWSLRGEAPGEAAGAAGFELPATTAAARRRYRSMRRAASPPAAPPRRSRSSGAARAAPPDTHKCCSAEAEVPVLTNKPLRGVVDTHSTSSGTSDMSDYIETLSICSSHSSSDTPVTMRVVRQTTSTLRPRSGKEYQPLAPRLAAGLRAHTLAHAPVHEHARAHTLAHAPVHEHAHAHTLAHAPVHEHARAHTLAHAPVHEHARAHPCTPHNNLP, encoded by the exons ACTGCGTGCACCTGCAGGTGTACCGCGACTCGAAGGCGCGCTGGGGCGGCGCGGCCAGCAAGGCGTCGCTGTCGCTGCAGCAGTACCTGGGCTGCGAGGCGGGCTTCACCCTCGACAAGCACTCGCACACGCTGGCGCTGCTCTGCGCTGACTTCACCGCCGTGCTCGCCTTCGAGACGCGCGAGCGGCTCATCCAGTGGCAG GTGAAGGTTAACGGTCACCTGGGCGAGGCGCGGCAGTACCTGGTGGTGGTGGGCGCGGGTAGCGCAGGCAAGCTGGCGGCCGGGCCGGCGCGCCTCACGCTGCACCAGCGCCGCTTCGCGCTCACCGCCGGCGTGCCGCCCAAGCTGCTCGGTGTGTGGGAGATTGGACACCTTAG acGTTATGGAGTCGTGGAAGGACGATTTTGCTTCGAAGGTGGCTCGCACTGCGGCAAAGGTGAAGGCCTGCACGTGCTTGTGTCGGATCAAGCGGCCGATATTGTTAGAGACTTTGATCTCGCTTCGAGAGGACAGCTGTCTCCAAAACGTAGACCTTTcctatttaagaaaaataacg gtATTGAAAGTCCGAAGTCACAGAAAGCATTCCGATCAGATGTGCGGTTAGAATTAAACACCATTGATCGATCACTACCTCCAACTGACCTGCGCTTATACGAAGATCCGTGTATTGGTGACGAAACGGGCGCTATTTCTCCATATTGGCCATCAGCCGAGAGATCTAATTATGACGATAACATGGGACTCGGAGATACAGCGTCAGTTAATGAAATGGGAGACGGCACGGACAACACTCCGTGGAGTGGCAATGCTAATGTGATGTTGGAAAGATGCATGAGTTGCATTTCAAAACTAGGAGCTTTATCTAGATCTTCGACTGCAGCCCTCACACCTGGTGCCAAACATTTCAGTCCAGCTTGGACGATGGAGGAAGTAGATGAAGGTCGCAGTGACGTTGTTACGGATGAAATGGTGCGCAGCACTGACAAGCTCCCTAGATTTGTATCTAAGACTGAACAAGTTTGCCGTTGCAGTGTGGAACGAGTACCTGATCGTCCACCGAAACCAACAAAATTAGacttaaaattaacaagaAAACCTCCAATGCCCTTACCAGTTAGATCATTTAGTCATGCTCATTTATCGTCTATACAAGAAAATTCATCTTCTAAAATAGGACCGTATGAAAATTATGATGTGCCAAAAATACCATCAGCagag GTTGATGGAGAATACTACGATACACCAAAAAGGCTAAAAGAATGTTTagataaagatttatttaaaatgactaAGAGCGCTTCTGCTCATgctatagttttaaagaagCCTTGTGGATGTTTATTAAAGTTTGGTAAAAAACCAAAGCAACCGACAGTGATAGATACTGATGAAAGTTTTCAACCATCTAACTGTCCGTGCCAAAAAGTTACAGCTTGGGCCAACAACTGGATCAAGCTGCCCTATTGCAACAAAGCTCCAGAAAATGATAGCCCTTTACCAAACAAAGAAAATGTCAAACCAAGCATTACTGATAGAAACGCTTTATACGCTACGATAGACCTTTCCAGAAAAACAAGAAGAAAATCGCTTCATCAAGAATTCGCAACGCCATCAAACGAATGTGTAAAGAGAAGCTTTGAAACTCCTGAGATAGACGAAGGCCCGCTTGCGAATTAtgaaaacttaaattttgCTTTATCTTTGGAACATTATGAGAACGCTAAAGACCTTTTAAAGAGAGCGGGAGTGACGCAACACGAATTGGATGCGCTCAGTGCTAATCTCAATCCACTAGTCGCATTAAAAACGGAAAAAGACAAATCAATGTGTACAAAGTGTGGCCATCCACAAGAAAAAGGGGAAAATCGAAAATCATCCAACGACGAATATCTAATGATGGAACCTAATTCGATCGAAAGTAATAAATTCGACCGGGATAAATCTCTGCCGTCCGGCTACACGCCCATGTCGCCAATCGGTGGATTCGCGTTTCACACGTTGAAGCATCATCCGAAGAGCGCTATAAATCGACTTCTGGATGAAAAATCTGCGAGCAACCCGACACTGTGCGTTTCGGAAGAATCGAGACAGACGAACGCATCGATTGGGGACCGCGTCGAACTGAGAGCGCCCCACGAGAGAGCGGAGTACCGCAAGCGCTCAAGTTCAGCGGATTCGTCGCGCTTCCTCGAGGACGTGAAGGAATTCGACGGCAGCGTCGGCAGTCGCGGGTCAGCGTCGTCGATCGAAACCTTGCGGGACATCGGGGCGCGCGAAACGGGTGCCGCGTGCGACTGCGCGACCGGCAAGCACTCGGACGCGGAGAGCTCGGAGGCGTCCAAGACGAAGGGCGCGGCGGCCACGGCGGGCGGCAACCGCGACTCGTCGAGCTCGAACGACTCGGGCGTGTCGAGCTGGTCGCTGCGCGGCGAGGCGCCGGGCGAGGCGGCGGGCGCGGCCGGCTTCGAGCTGCCGGCCACCAcggcggcggcgcggcgcCGCTACCGCAGCATGCGGCGCGCCGCCtcgccgcccgccgcgccgccgcgccgcTCGCGCTCGTCCGGCGCCGCGCGCGCCGCGCCGCCCGACACGCACAAGTGCTGCTCCGCCGAGGCCGAGGTGCCCGTGCTCACCAATAAGCCTCTCAGAG GCGTGGTGGACACGCACAGCACGTCCAGCGGCACGTCGGATATGTCGGACTACATCGAGACGCTCTCCATTTGCTCTTCACATTCCTCTTCGGACACACCGGTTACTATGCG CGTGGTGCGGCAGACGACGAGCACGCTGCGGCCGCGCTCGGGCAAGGAGTACCAGCCGCTGGCGCCGCGCCTGGCCGCCGGCCTGCGCGCGCACACACTCGCACACGCGCCCGTACACGAGCACGCCCGCGCGCACACACTCGCACACGCGCCCGTACACGAGCACGCCCACGCGCACACACTCGCACACGCGCCCGTACACGAGCACGCCCGCGCGCACACACTCGCACACGCGCCCGTACACGAGCACGCCCGCGCGCACCCCTGCACCCCGCACAACAACCTGCCCTAG